The Leptospira bouyouniensis genome has a segment encoding these proteins:
- the nadB gene encoding L-aspartate oxidase, whose protein sequence is MTRIKSDFLIIGSGVSGLFTALKLAPLGSVVVVTKKADYESNTNYAQGGIASVFDDKDKFEEHIHDTLESGAGLCDPEAVRVLVEEGPTRVKELLELGVPFTRNQTGELDLAREGGHSKNRIIHSLDRTGSAVEQSLLDNVHSNPNIQILENHACVDLITKHHLKDKDNLPLRCYGAYIVDTETGEVFPVLAKKTILATGGAGQVYLHTTNPNIATGDGVASAYRAGAIVKNMEFYQFHPTSLFHEQGNSFLISEAVRGHGGILREIGGRPFMKDYHEMGELAPRDIVARAIDDTMKKRGEPHVLLDITHRPANDIISHFPSIYERCKKLGIDITTDPIPVVPAAHYMCGGVATDLLGRTNIADLYACGETTCTGVHGGNRLASNSLLECLVFSHRIAEDIRSQGKLSYSLETDLIPDWNKEGTTNTEEWVLISHDLIEIKTIMSNYVGIVRSDMRLERALRRLKLISQEVKDYYNRTTVSLGLLELRNLVKVAELIVRSALLRKESRGLHFSTDYPEDRTPSRQDTILSHKL, encoded by the coding sequence GTGACAAGAATCAAATCAGATTTTCTGATCATAGGAAGCGGAGTGAGTGGTCTCTTTACCGCATTAAAATTGGCTCCGCTAGGTTCAGTGGTGGTAGTCACAAAAAAAGCAGATTATGAATCCAATACCAACTATGCACAAGGTGGTATTGCTTCTGTTTTTGACGATAAGGACAAATTTGAAGAACATATCCATGACACCTTAGAATCGGGAGCTGGTTTATGTGACCCAGAAGCGGTTCGGGTGTTGGTGGAAGAAGGTCCTACTCGTGTCAAAGAATTATTGGAACTTGGTGTTCCATTCACTAGAAACCAAACCGGTGAACTAGATTTGGCACGTGAAGGTGGTCACAGCAAAAATAGGATCATTCACTCGCTTGATAGAACCGGGAGTGCCGTCGAACAGTCATTACTTGACAATGTGCACTCAAATCCAAACATACAAATTCTCGAAAACCATGCTTGTGTGGATCTTATCACCAAACACCATTTAAAAGACAAAGATAACTTACCTTTACGTTGTTATGGTGCTTATATCGTCGATACAGAAACTGGAGAAGTTTTCCCTGTGCTTGCTAAAAAAACCATTTTAGCGACTGGAGGAGCCGGCCAAGTTTATCTACATACAACAAACCCTAATATTGCCACAGGAGATGGGGTAGCAAGCGCTTACCGAGCAGGTGCCATTGTCAAAAATATGGAGTTTTATCAATTCCATCCAACCTCTTTATTCCATGAACAAGGAAACAGCTTTTTAATTTCAGAAGCTGTGCGAGGTCATGGTGGGATTTTACGCGAAATCGGTGGACGACCTTTCATGAAAGATTATCATGAAATGGGAGAACTGGCTCCAAGAGATATTGTGGCTCGTGCCATTGATGACACGATGAAAAAAAGAGGTGAACCACATGTCCTCCTCGATATTACTCATAGACCCGCTAATGATATCATAAGTCACTTTCCATCCATATATGAACGATGTAAAAAACTCGGAATTGATATCACAACAGATCCAATTCCTGTAGTACCTGCGGCACATTATATGTGCGGTGGAGTTGCCACTGACCTTTTAGGCAGAACAAACATTGCTGATCTTTATGCTTGTGGTGAAACTACATGCACTGGTGTCCATGGCGGGAACCGATTGGCATCCAACAGTTTATTGGAATGTTTGGTATTTTCACATCGGATTGCCGAAGACATCCGTTCCCAAGGCAAACTAAGTTATTCTTTAGAAACAGATTTGATCCCTGATTGGAACAAGGAAGGAACAACAAATACAGAAGAATGGGTTCTCATCTCTCATGACTTGATTGAAATCAAAACTATTATGAGTAATTATGTAGGCATAGTACGGTCGGATATGCGATTGGAAAGGGCACTTCGTCGTTTGAAATTAATCTCACAAGAAGTAAAAGACTACTACAATCGCACAACAGTTTCATTGGGTTTATTAGAACTTCGTAATTTAGTAAAGGTAGCTGAGTTGATTGTCAGATCGGCATTGTTAAGAAAGGAAAGTCGGGGTCTTCATTTTAGCACTGATTATCCAGAAGATAGAACCCCATCTAGGCAAGATACAATCCTATCTCATAAATTGTAA
- a CDS encoding S41 family peptidase, whose protein sequence is MKRFVYLLSFFTLLSFAFPVGFISCEPEAKKAQNRETNFTYVDFETVIRTVDKLYIDKHINVNRAYTDAASFAALSLPHPLYIYPESYFKEREKYDDREDIWPGTTFKISPSDKFVIFDPDYPQVEKIQKEKRKKNENRKLSDAELKKLIEKEKLKKSVISARWEEINFSRKEFDRVITYIQDNLEKYKTPVLKGLVELDGELPEEEEEDKKEFRMEQVFVAAANGYLNSLDPHSNVFLEEVWEESMSKISDGSFEGIGAILSGGGSREVIVENPLEGSPALKAGIRSGDNIVAVDGKLIKNLSLDKVVKKIKGPKATKVVLTISRKGNTGKIDIEVIRDKITIKNVTYHLVKENPQVAYIKLTGFVKPGNGEPPIDTQIADALSEMEKTAKENGKPLKAVILDLRGNSGGYLDLAVDIADMFIEKGIIVSTRTPGRSDDEKPAKIKDITKLPLAILMNSKSASASEIVASAIQHHGRGILLGERTFGKATVQTLKKLDNNPNYLLKITNARYYSPSGKTIQVVGVSPDIEVSEEADGTFPFRYREEDMWNHLPLIPHEGVVKSRFNINAIKEYAKKNGKAETYLKEHANDAIKPDYMLIRSLDYIEGMINSK, encoded by the coding sequence TTGAAACGATTTGTTTATCTACTATCCTTTTTCACCCTTCTAAGTTTTGCCTTCCCTGTTGGGTTTATTTCCTGCGAACCAGAAGCGAAAAAAGCACAAAACCGCGAGACCAATTTCACTTATGTAGACTTCGAAACTGTCATTCGAACGGTAGACAAACTGTACATTGACAAACATATCAATGTCAATCGGGCTTACACTGATGCAGCAAGTTTTGCCGCTTTGAGTTTACCCCACCCTCTTTATATTTACCCAGAAAGTTATTTCAAAGAAAGAGAAAAATACGACGATAGAGAAGACATTTGGCCTGGAACCACTTTCAAAATTTCTCCATCTGATAAATTTGTGATTTTTGATCCTGATTATCCACAAGTGGAAAAAATCCAAAAAGAAAAACGGAAAAAAAACGAAAACAGAAAGTTATCTGATGCTGAGCTCAAAAAACTCATCGAAAAAGAAAAATTAAAAAAATCTGTGATCTCTGCCCGTTGGGAAGAAATCAATTTTTCCAGAAAAGAATTTGATCGAGTGATCACATATATCCAAGACAATTTAGAAAAATACAAAACTCCTGTCCTCAAAGGACTCGTGGAACTTGATGGGGAACTTCCAGAAGAAGAGGAAGAAGACAAAAAAGAATTCCGCATGGAACAAGTGTTTGTTGCCGCTGCCAATGGTTACTTAAACTCACTCGACCCACACTCCAATGTATTTTTGGAAGAAGTTTGGGAAGAATCCATGTCCAAAATTAGCGATGGATCCTTCGAAGGGATTGGCGCCATTCTTTCTGGTGGTGGAAGTAGAGAAGTCATTGTTGAAAATCCATTGGAAGGAAGTCCTGCCCTAAAAGCTGGGATTCGAAGTGGTGACAACATAGTTGCCGTTGATGGCAAGTTGATTAAAAATTTATCCCTTGATAAAGTGGTAAAAAAAATCAAAGGTCCAAAAGCCACAAAAGTTGTATTAACCATCTCCCGTAAGGGCAACACAGGTAAAATTGATATCGAAGTGATTCGTGATAAAATCACAATCAAAAACGTAACCTACCACCTTGTAAAAGAAAATCCACAAGTCGCTTATATCAAACTCACTGGATTTGTAAAACCAGGGAATGGTGAACCACCAATTGACACTCAAATTGCAGATGCTTTATCCGAAATGGAAAAAACAGCAAAAGAAAATGGCAAACCACTTAAGGCTGTCATCCTAGATTTGAGAGGTAACTCTGGTGGGTATTTAGATTTGGCGGTCGACATTGCCGACATGTTTATCGAAAAAGGAATCATTGTTTCGACAAGGACCCCAGGAAGAAGTGATGATGAAAAACCAGCTAAAATCAAAGATATCACAAAACTACCGTTAGCGATTCTCATGAATTCAAAATCAGCTTCGGCATCAGAAATTGTTGCTAGTGCCATCCAACACCATGGAAGAGGGATTTTGCTGGGAGAAAGGACATTTGGAAAGGCAACCGTCCAAACGTTGAAAAAACTAGATAACAACCCAAACTATCTTTTAAAGATTACAAATGCAAGATACTACTCTCCATCTGGAAAAACCATCCAAGTGGTTGGTGTATCTCCTGACATCGAAGTATCGGAAGAAGCGGACGGAACATTTCCATTCCGATATCGCGAAGAAGATATGTGGAACCATTTACCACTAATCCCACATGAGGGAGTTGTAAAGTCTAGATTCAATATCAATGCAATCAAAGAATATGCCAAAAAGAATGGGAAAGCAGAAACATATTTAAAAGAACATGCAAATGACGCGATCAAACCTGACTACATGTTGATTCGAAGTTTGGATTATATTGAAGGAATGATCAATTCAAAATAA